The following proteins are co-located in the Vigna angularis cultivar LongXiaoDou No.4 chromosome 2, ASM1680809v1, whole genome shotgun sequence genome:
- the LOC108327236 gene encoding uncharacterized mitochondrial protein AtMg00810-like, with product MDLPPGLDTNTKGQVCKLTKSLYGLKQAIRQWFEKLSTFLVSANYVQSKSDHSLFVKKTSIDFTSLLVYVDDIVLTGNSMNEMTHIKALLHRQFQIKDLGELKNFLGFEVARSKKGIHLYQRKYALDILEETGMLRSKPCSTPFLSNANSLYKTENYKDNPSAYRRLIGKIFYLTNTRPDLCFTVNLLSQFMQEPTNYHYQALQHILRYVKSSPLEGLFFAADFDIQIKGFSDSDWATCPNTRRSTTGYCVFLGSSLVSWRSKKQSTISRSSTEAEYRAPAATVCEM from the coding sequence ATGGATCTTCCACCTGGATTAGACACTAACACCAAGGGACAAGTCTGTAAATTGACTAAATCTTTATACGGGCTGAAACAGGCTATTAGACAATGGTTTGAAAAGTTATCTACCTTTCTTGTTTCTGCTAACTATGTTCAATCTAAATCTGATCACTCtctttttgtcaagaaaacCTCCATAGATTTCACATCTTTACTtgtatatgtagatgacattgTCCTAACAGGAAATTCAATGAATGAGATGACTCACATAAAGGCCCTCTTACATCGACAGTTCCAGATAAAAGATCTAGGAGAACTCAAGAACTTTCTGGGATTTGAGGTTGCTAGATCTAAAAAGGGGATACATCTCTACCAAAGAAAGTATGCCCTTGACATCCTTGAAGAAACAGGAATGTTGAGAAGCAAACCATGCTCTACACCCTTTTTGAGCAACGCAAACTCATTATATAAAACAGAGAATTATAAGGATAATCCTAGTGCCTATCGCAGATTAATAGGGAAGATTTTCTATTTGACTAATACTAGACCTGACTTGTGTTTTACTGTTAACTTATTAAGTCAGTTTATGCAGGAGCCTACAAATTATCACTATCAAGCCTTGCAACATATTCTAAGATATGTCAAATCCAGCCCTTTAGAAGGACTCTTCTTTGCAGCTGACTTTGACATACAGATTAAAGGGTTTAGTGATTCGGATTGGGCCACTTGCCCTAACACAAGAAGGTCAACTACTGGTTACTGTGTTTTCCTAGGATCCTCATTGGTTTCATGGAGGTCAAAGAAACAAAGTACTATATCAAGATCATCTACTGAGGCAGAGTATCGTGCTCCTGCTGCCACTGTTTGTGAGATGTAG